The genome window CAAAAGCTACAACGTTTGCAATCATAGAGAACCTCAAATACCTGGTGCTCGCCAAGGATCCTACTGAGCCCTTCTACCTGGGCAACGCTATGAAGTCCGGGGAGCTTGAGTATGTGGCGTACGATAGTGGCATTGTTCTAAGTCATGAAGCGCTGAAAAGGCTAGTGAACGTGTTCCAGGATGAAGACAAATGTCCAGAACGAGGACGAGCCCTGTGGAAGCTCAGCGAGGACAAGCAGCTGGCCGTGTGTCTCAAATATACGGGTGTGTTTGCAGAGAACGGAGAAGACGCACACGGAAAGGGCCTGTTCAACGACAAGAGCGTCAACAGCCTGATAACGGACAGCATGAAGGACAACCCCACTAACGTGGTGGAGGGCTGCTGCTCCGACGTGGCAGTCACGTTTCACGGCATGTCACCCAATCAAATGCAGGTTATGATGTTTGGAGTTTACAGACTTCGTCCTTACGGCCACGATTTCCATGACACGATAGCATTGAACCCTCCTGCAGGTTCAGATAATGACTAGAGAAACATTCCTTCAGCGTGGACGTGgtatttttgaatgttttgcTTCTATGATGGCAAACCTTACTGTGGGGAGATGGTTTTCTAATTCTGTTTGTAAAAACTGGATCCTGGGTGGAAATAACActtttatgtatatttgtacCTTTTTGCACTCTGCACAATCCGCACCCCATTCCTTTGTGTTGTGGATAAAGAGAGTGGATGAGGTGTGCCGTCCTTCTGAGTGAAGACAGAGCTGGGACAAGTGACATGAGACTAGATAATCTGGAAGTTTAGGTTATTATGTATCttaaatgtttgtctttttgtggtcttaAAGCTGCGTTAACGTTATCCGGTGATGACTATTTTCTGAAATTATTTAACTGTTCAAACTGCTTTTACCATCGTAACCACACTATGAACAACTTCTATTTTAAAGATGGTTTGACTCAATATCGGTTACTGATGCTTCCAAACATATGTTGGCCCAGCATGGCTCTGTATAAAGTGCATTTCTTCAGAGTTCTTGTtggaaaaatatttcatttttattgttaattaaattttttcaaGGTTGGGAATATCCTTGACTTTTAAGGAACTCATTGAATGTTGattgattttcaacataatctggtgAATTAATCTACGCAATCCCTCATGTAAAccaaacatattttaatatttaaactgaaaCAACTCTGaagtcatttttgtttgtttttgtttggtccCTTATTCTGGGAATTAGcaattatttaattatcattatcaaaaCATACAAAGTTAACCTAATATAAAATTGCTGAAGTAAACATACTGTCAGTGTTCAGTAATTCCTGTAATTTTTTGGACATTGAATTTTAGTAACAGTTAAGATGTGATGATTAGGGCCCTAAGACATTTTTGGTTTCGGTACTTTTAAAGAGCTTGATTTACCTCCACAAAAAGAACTGGAATTTACAGCtaaatggaaaatattataCCATCAAAGTTGACATTTAGGTGTGTCACAATTTTCTCCAAAGACTTTTAAaggccaaaatgtttttttttttaatttaaactcttGTTTCCAGCACTGGTGGCTATGCCCATATCATAAAGATAAACAGATTGTTGGTTTCGCCCTGACAAcggcaaattattttttaaaggtagtCTACATGATATCAAGTGTGATATAActaccatttttgtttttgcaaggtCAGATGGTGAAATAGGGGGGTAGTCAAACCTAGTTTTGATTTCCATATTTGTCATTTcagtatatatttttgtcacacattaaaagagacacaacctGTGTCATTGTCCcactgacatttaaaaacacttcGGACTGACCAGATGATCCCTGAAGTGACCTTTGGATAATAAAATGAATTTCTGGTGAAATTTAACATAGCTCTGTGGTGTTAAATAATTCAACGTGGACTGTTAAAGATGGGAATAAGGTGAAGAagcatacaaaataaaagtgctggTAACTTTCAGGTGTCAATTGTGTAAACCTTCCAGCATACTGTGAATGATTTTGGTAAAGGGAAGTATTTTTACAATTAAAGGACTGCTTTGTTAACCTGAAGAAATTTTCTCTAGACTGTGAATGTGTTCTGATGCGGACCACCATTTACGCTCTGCCTCGACCAATATGTTGTTGTATATCATGCTGCTGGCAGTCaggtaagaaaataaaatattgcagTTTTCCTTGATGGCTGGTGCTATATGAAATATGTCGTTAGATTAACTTCTGCACGAGTAGCtgaggttgtcaaaagtatcgatacttccTTATTATTTCGATTTTAAAAGGGTAAAATCTATTAATCATGCATTTAATAGACCCAATAGTACTgaagctgttaaaaaaaagtgaagcaacaatagagggaaaaaacaataataataaagatctTAGGCCTACAATGTAGAGAAAAcatttaatagtaataatgttgGTTACTATTAACATGATTACAAATGTGTTGGTATGTCTTCAGTGACTCTGTACCAGCACTGTGCAGGTTAAAAAAAccaacttttttctgaaatgactCCTGATTTAACTGGACAGTGAGGATTATGCCTAAAGCTGAATTCACGGAAGACAGGAGCAGAACAACAGGTCTAACAGTTGTAAACCTGTGCCAACCTGCCACTCCTTCAGACACTATGTAAATATACTCACATCCTGGATAATACAGTAAACAGGCTGTGACTACCCCCAAGATACACTACATGAAACCAGGTAATCAAGTTTAGCCTGAAGTAATTATTCTAATTTTGTCAAAAACACCAACTGAGATTAGGATTTAAAGCAAGatctttctttatttatttgtgcatAATGGCGATTGATTCAAAGCCTTCAGCAGGTTATACAGCTAAGTCCTCAGGTGTAAACAGGTGATGGGCAGCTCATGGCGTCACTGTCGAGGTCCACGCTGTCCAGGGGAGGCGGGGACGGGGACGGGGGGGTGTTGGCAGGTGCTGATGTCATCATTTATACGTCTTCATGTGCCACAGGCCGTCATTCAGATAGTGAACGTTCTCGATTCCAATTCCCTTGTTGACTTTCTCTCTGTTGCAAAAGAGAAGATTAGGATCAAGCTTCAGGAGAACCGCAACTGAAaggattatttattatatttttattctgtaaaatatatagaaaaaaaaaacgtacatGCTGTCTGCAGACATCTTCATAACGCCAACACAAAGTGCATGTTGTTTTCCCTCCGCCATTATGGCCTGCATCCTCTTGTTAAAGATAAACTCATacataaatgatttaaaaagtagaTGGAAGgtgatgtttttatgtgaatttGGAAGAAATATCACTCTATATTGTAGGACAATtccacaaaatatattttttatattgttaatttagaggaaataattatatatatataataggacaattttacaattatatatattttaattgtaatttttactaTTAATTTGGAAGAAATATTTAACTATATAAGACAATtctacaaattattattttagtgtaaatttggaaaatatttaattatgttaCTCCACAAATCAATACATGTATGATTATTATAAAGATTTTAATGTtaattctattattttttatcttttattaattttcttgCCTACACTTGCTGTTAATTTACCCcctcctttttctttcctttttccccTTCTCATACATACACCGTATAGACTGGCTGTTGAGAACAAATATGCGTACAACAATATCAAGCC of Centropristis striata isolate RG_2023a ecotype Rhode Island chromosome 12, C.striata_1.0, whole genome shotgun sequence contains these proteins:
- the c1galt1c1 gene encoding C1GALT1-specific chaperone 1, which translates into the protein MLSEGGSFMKGVIMGGVFCLVLSLLGSFSPGTESRTDEQQHHHHHHVKAPSKDELTHISDSHMQELTDQVRVSCIIMVQPKILIYWATVVDTWSKHCDKAVFYTSESSKALEAVDLDEKDDWARLRKALKHAYDNAGDLQWFFLAKATTFAIIENLKYLVLAKDPTEPFYLGNAMKSGELEYVAYDSGIVLSHEALKRLVNVFQDEDKCPERGRALWKLSEDKQLAVCLKYTGVFAENGEDAHGKGLFNDKSVNSLITDSMKDNPTNVVEGCCSDVAVTFHGMSPNQMQVMMFGVYRLRPYGHDFHDTIALNPPAGSDND